The Clostridiaceae bacterium HFYG-1003 genome includes a window with the following:
- a CDS encoding ABC transporter ATP-binding protein, with protein sequence MEKVIEMKGITKVFPGVVANDKVDFDLNKGEIHVLLGENGAGKTTLMNVLYGLYQQEEGKIFVNGKEQKITNPSKAIELGIGMIHQHFMLVDIFTVTENIILGNEPMNGLQVDLDKAREDVKQLADQYGFNLDPDALIKDITVGQQQKVEILKALYRKTDILILDEPTAVLTPQEIDELEIILRNLTREGKSVILITHKLKEIMKMSDRVTILRLGKVVGQVLTKDTTIPELAELMVGRQVKLSVDKDPHEAGDEVLVVSNLNYKDERGVAKIKDLSFSVRRGEILGIAGVDGNGQQELVEILTGLIKADSGSVRLNGQEILGFNADQVIRAGMSNIPQDRHKRGLVLQLPLYENAILGQHREKKFNKGISLDYSAIKEYTRGLIKDFDIRTPNESVPARSLSGGNQQKLIAAREISKDPTVLIASQPTRGLDVGAIEYIHKRLIRERDADKAVILVSLELDEVMDLSDRISVIYGGHISTTIDRADATENKLGILMAGGTLEAASAAAGPAQSSVSEVMAQAIQPEPKEVSHGTEK encoded by the coding sequence ATGGAAAAAGTAATTGAAATGAAGGGAATCACCAAAGTTTTTCCGGGTGTCGTAGCCAATGACAAAGTGGATTTTGATTTGAACAAAGGAGAGATCCATGTTCTTCTGGGAGAAAATGGCGCTGGAAAGACGACGCTGATGAATGTCCTGTACGGACTCTATCAGCAGGAAGAAGGCAAGATTTTTGTCAATGGCAAGGAGCAGAAGATCACCAATCCGTCCAAGGCGATCGAGCTGGGCATCGGCATGATCCATCAGCATTTCATGCTGGTCGATATCTTCACGGTGACTGAGAACATCATTTTGGGCAATGAACCGATGAACGGTCTTCAGGTTGATCTGGACAAAGCCCGGGAAGATGTGAAGCAGCTGGCAGACCAGTATGGCTTCAATCTGGATCCCGATGCCCTGATCAAGGACATCACGGTCGGCCAGCAGCAGAAGGTTGAGATCCTGAAGGCGCTTTACCGGAAGACCGACATCCTGATTCTGGATGAACCCACGGCGGTTCTGACGCCGCAGGAAATCGACGAACTGGAGATCATCCTGCGCAACCTGACGCGGGAAGGCAAGTCGGTTATACTCATTACCCATAAACTCAAGGAAATCATGAAGATGAGCGACCGGGTAACCATTCTCCGGCTGGGCAAGGTCGTGGGGCAGGTACTCACGAAAGATACGACCATTCCGGAGCTGGCTGAACTGATGGTGGGCCGTCAGGTCAAGCTGTCCGTGGACAAGGACCCTCATGAAGCCGGGGACGAGGTACTGGTGGTATCGAACCTGAACTACAAGGATGAGCGCGGGGTGGCTAAGATCAAGGATCTGTCCTTCTCCGTGCGTCGCGGCGAGATTCTCGGCATTGCCGGCGTTGACGGCAACGGCCAGCAGGAACTGGTGGAGATTCTCACCGGCCTGATCAAAGCCGACTCCGGCAGCGTTCGGCTGAACGGTCAGGAAATCCTCGGATTCAACGCGGACCAGGTCATCCGGGCAGGCATGTCGAACATTCCGCAGGACCGGCACAAACGAGGCCTGGTGCTGCAGCTTCCACTGTATGAGAATGCCATTCTCGGACAGCATCGCGAGAAAAAGTTCAACAAGGGCATCTCGCTGGATTATTCAGCCATTAAGGAATACACTCGGGGCCTGATCAAGGATTTCGACATCCGGACCCCTAATGAATCGGTTCCCGCCCGAAGCCTTTCCGGCGGAAATCAGCAAAAGCTCATCGCAGCCCGCGAAATCTCAAAGGATCCGACGGTGCTGATTGCGTCCCAGCCCACCCGGGGGTTGGACGTCGGAGCCATTGAGTACATCCATAAGCGCCTGATCCGGGAGCGGGACGCTGACAAGGCGGTCATCCTGGTTTCTCTGGAACTGGATGAAGTCATGGATCTGTCCGATCGCATCAGTGTGATCTATGGCGGTCATATCAGCACCACCATCGACCGGGCCGACGCGACGGAAAACAAGCTGGGTATCCTGATGGCCGGAGGTACGCTGGAAGCTGCCTCAGCCGCCGCAGGGCCCGCCCAGTCATCCGTCTCAGAAGTCATGGCGCAAGCCATTCAACCGGAACCGAAGGAGGTCAGCCATGGAACAGAAAAATAA
- a CDS encoding ABC transporter permease: MEQKNKARSLEQFLPLITPVASLALALVISLFVVYYTIPDISLGDSAKLFFSSLLEANFKNTKAVSDFLVNTTPLIFTGLAHTLAFRSGLFNIGVEGQFTVAAITAAALGLIPGLPMIVHIPLVIAGAILAGALWAFIPGFFKATRGTNEVVNTIMMNYIAMHVYNYIVKNPLKVPNTVATETIQSSAFLYRFLGDRYRVNLGLFLAIACAFGVWYFMSYTKNGFELRATGLNMYAAEYGGINRKRNIILAMVLSGALAGLAGAVQIMGPEHSAKELSMFAGFGLNGIAVALLAKSHPLGVLLSAMLFGALINAGPYMQLNGISKDIGYIVQALVILFVAADHIWKILLDKRKKKEAAKNGK; encoded by the coding sequence ATGGAACAGAAAAATAAGGCTCGCTCGCTGGAGCAATTCCTGCCGCTGATTACTCCGGTGGCTTCGCTGGCCCTGGCTCTGGTCATCTCCCTGTTTGTGGTGTACTACACCATTCCGGACATTTCACTGGGCGATTCCGCCAAGTTGTTCTTCTCTTCGCTGCTGGAAGCGAACTTTAAGAATACGAAGGCCGTCTCTGACTTCCTGGTCAATACCACTCCGCTGATCTTCACCGGACTGGCTCATACGCTGGCCTTCCGTTCCGGACTGTTCAACATCGGTGTTGAGGGTCAGTTCACGGTGGCAGCCATCACCGCAGCCGCTCTGGGGCTCATCCCGGGGCTGCCGATGATCGTCCATATCCCGCTGGTCATCGCCGGAGCCATTCTGGCCGGTGCCCTCTGGGCATTCATTCCCGGCTTCTTCAAGGCGACCCGCGGGACCAATGAAGTCGTCAACACCATCATGATGAACTACATCGCCATGCATGTGTACAACTACATCGTCAAGAATCCACTGAAGGTTCCCAACACCGTAGCCACGGAAACCATTCAGTCCTCCGCTTTCCTCTATCGATTCCTGGGCGACCGGTATCGGGTCAATTTGGGCCTGTTCCTTGCCATTGCCTGCGCCTTTGGCGTCTGGTACTTTATGAGCTACACCAAGAACGGCTTTGAACTCCGGGCCACCGGCCTGAATATGTACGCAGCAGAATACGGCGGCATTAACCGCAAGCGCAACATCATCCTGGCAATGGTGCTCTCGGGCGCCCTGGCCGGCTTGGCCGGCGCGGTCCAGATCATGGGGCCGGAGCATTCAGCCAAGGAGCTGTCCATGTTCGCCGGATTCGGGCTCAACGGCATCGCCGTAGCGCTGCTGGCCAAGTCCCATCCGCTGGGCGTTTTGCTTTCAGCCATGCTGTTCGGAGCCCTGATCAATGCCGGACCCTACATGCAGCTGAACGGAATCTCCAAGGATATCGGCTATATTGTCCAGGCTCTGGTCATCCTGTTCGTAGCGGCAGACCACATCTGGAAAATCCTGCTGGATAAGAGAAAGAAAAAGGAGGCAGCGAAAAATGGAAAATAA
- a CDS encoding ABC transporter permease, translating to MENNSLPFLVAFLAATLRIATPLILTSLGGVLNEKSGVTNIGLEGIMIMGAFFAVVGSQYTGNAYIGLASGIIAGIVTSGIHAFLSINLKSDQVISGTAINTLASAIPSLLLWILFGMQSQSEGVARIGYSPAVRSFLGGIPGIGPFLLELNYMVFVALILVGVLTWVINKSRWGLRLRAVGEYPRAADTLGISVFRTRYQAVLLSGVLAAIGGASLSIVSGNVYRDGMINGRGFIAMAAMIFGNWTPLGALGASLLFGAAEALQIRSQAFGLPIPTEAYYILPYLLTMIAITLFGKRSHAPASLGQPYEKGQR from the coding sequence ATGGAAAATAACTCATTGCCTTTCCTGGTAGCGTTTTTGGCTGCCACTCTGCGCATTGCCACCCCGCTGATCCTGACTTCCCTGGGCGGCGTACTCAATGAAAAATCAGGCGTCACCAACATCGGTTTGGAAGGTATCATGATCATGGGCGCATTCTTCGCCGTGGTAGGATCCCAGTATACCGGCAATGCCTACATTGGCCTGGCATCGGGAATTATCGCCGGAATTGTCACGTCGGGCATTCACGCCTTCCTGTCCATCAACCTCAAATCTGACCAGGTTATCTCCGGTACGGCCATCAACACGCTGGCCTCGGCCATCCCGTCTCTGCTGCTCTGGATCCTCTTTGGAATGCAGAGTCAGTCGGAAGGGGTAGCCCGAATCGGCTATTCTCCGGCGGTTCGCAGTTTTCTGGGCGGAATTCCCGGGATCGGACCCTTCCTGCTGGAACTGAACTATATGGTCTTCGTTGCTCTGATTCTGGTTGGCGTATTGACCTGGGTGATCAACAAGTCCCGCTGGGGTCTGCGGCTGCGCGCCGTGGGTGAATACCCCAGAGCGGCTGATACCCTGGGAATCAGCGTCTTCCGGACCCGCTACCAGGCAGTGCTCCTGTCGGGTGTGCTGGCAGCCATCGGCGGAGCCTCTCTGTCCATCGTCTCGGGCAATGTGTACCGGGATGGCATGATCAACGGCCGCGGCTTCATTGCCATGGCGGCCATGATCTTCGGCAACTGGACACCCTTGGGGGCTTTGGGCGCTTCACTCCTGTTCGGAGCGGCGGAAGCCCTGCAGATTCGGTCCCAGGCCTTCGGACTGCCCATCCCAACAGAGGCTTACTACATCCTGCCGTATCTTCTGACCATGATTGCGATCACACTGTTTGGCAAACGGTCGCATGCTCCGGCTTCTCTGGGGCAACCCTATGAGAAGGGGCAGCGCTGA
- a CDS encoding sodium:solute symporter family protein — translation MNAPILIVILYMVGMLAVGFYTNKYAIKSSTDYMLAGRRMGVLMVAASLSANNVGGGSTLGVATRAFGVWGLSAAWYVIAASVAMIPLAWFAPKIRKTMAVTIPEVVNRRFGDLAGSLTAVLNVLALFFLTSSQILASGTVVNALTGIPLNVSILIAGVVTIAYTTMGGMIADQITDLVQFFIILLGLAIALPFIINGAGGWEVISSKLPPVQLDFFKIGWVTILGLVFNYFCTFLSGPEMVSRFSSAKDERAAQKASVLSAVLMTMMAFIPTIIGLVSLAMDPQLDGGKGTSALMYATTHFAPSWITGIVAAAIVAATMSSADSNLLCASTIIIRDIYMKYFNPNVEDKRIIFLTRASNVAILVISMGIAMFKVNIVTMNLFAFALRSAGPFAAYAFGLTVPKASKHSGLVSIIVGSIAVVYWQVYNSTHPVLPIVFGCAMGTIAFFVTTFLEKNNVAPSAYVEGEK, via the coding sequence TTGAACGCACCAATCCTTATCGTCATTCTTTACATGGTGGGCATGCTGGCCGTTGGTTTCTACACCAACAAGTATGCCATCAAGAGCAGTACCGACTACATGCTGGCCGGTCGGCGCATGGGAGTCCTCATGGTGGCAGCCTCGCTGTCCGCCAACAACGTGGGCGGCGGCTCCACCTTGGGCGTCGCAACCAGAGCATTCGGCGTCTGGGGCTTATCCGCAGCCTGGTATGTCATCGCCGCTTCCGTCGCCATGATCCCCCTGGCCTGGTTTGCACCAAAAATCCGCAAAACCATGGCTGTGACCATCCCTGAAGTCGTCAATCGCCGCTTTGGCGATCTGGCAGGCAGCCTCACGGCCGTCCTGAATGTTCTGGCCTTATTCTTCCTGACTTCTTCCCAGATCCTGGCATCCGGAACCGTCGTCAACGCGCTGACGGGCATTCCTCTGAATGTCAGCATCCTGATTGCCGGTGTGGTCACCATCGCTTATACCACCATGGGCGGTATGATCGCGGATCAAATTACGGACTTAGTTCAATTCTTCATCATTCTCTTAGGTCTGGCCATTGCCCTGCCGTTCATCATCAACGGTGCCGGCGGCTGGGAAGTCATCTCCTCCAAACTGCCTCCGGTTCAGCTTGATTTCTTCAAGATCGGCTGGGTAACCATTCTTGGGCTGGTATTCAACTACTTCTGTACTTTCCTGTCCGGACCGGAAATGGTTTCCCGTTTCTCTTCCGCCAAGGATGAACGCGCCGCTCAGAAAGCATCCGTCCTGTCCGCAGTCCTTATGACCATGATGGCTTTCATCCCGACGATCATCGGTCTGGTCTCCCTGGCCATGGATCCGCAGCTGGACGGTGGAAAAGGAACCTCCGCCCTGATGTACGCGACCACTCACTTTGCACCGTCCTGGATCACTGGAATCGTTGCGGCAGCGATTGTTGCAGCCACCATGTCCAGTGCCGACTCCAACCTCCTCTGCGCTTCCACCATTATTATCCGGGATATCTACATGAAGTACTTTAACCCCAATGTGGAAGATAAGCGCATCATTTTCCTGACCCGCGCCAGCAACGTTGCAATCCTCGTCATCAGTATGGGTATTGCCATGTTCAAGGTCAACATCGTGACCATGAATCTCTTTGCCTTCGCCCTGCGCAGCGCCGGACCCTTCGCCGCCTATGCGTTTGGTCTGACGGTGCCCAAGGCCTCGAAACACTCCGGTCTGGTATCCATCATTGTCGGATCCATCGCCGTTGTGTACTGGCAGGTATACAATTCCACCCATCCGGTACTGCCGATTGTTTTCGGCTGCGCCATGGGTACCATCGCGTTCTTCGTCACAACGTTCCTTGAAAAGAACAATGTTGCTCCTTCTGCCTACGTAGAGGGCGAGAAATAG
- a CDS encoding sugar-binding transcriptional regulator, whose protein sequence is MQRKIIPEGIELLERRFTLLRTIQSEQPIGRRTLAQRSGLTERVVRSETDYLKSRQFIDFVPRGMIMTLSGTDLLEELTAIMHDFLGLEEIAEVLRKSLHFKKVYVISGDSDEQPETLDEMGRKSSELLARMMKQYSVVALTGGNTIKKMVEQFPASRNYPDVTVVPARGGVGRHYDIQANTLVGQLADKIGGNYRLLNLPDMISEAALETMLKEKEVLDTIRLIRQADVVVAGIGDAMTMARRRNLTEEETRELRQAGAQGEFFGSYYNQSGQIVKQNLAVGLSLADVRQSREVIVLAGGSAKARAILSVDFNALGATLVTDEGAAREIIELSKDMAINQTTKETL, encoded by the coding sequence TTGCAGCGAAAAATAATTCCTGAAGGCATCGAGCTTCTCGAACGGCGATTTACGCTTCTGCGCACCATCCAGTCGGAGCAGCCCATCGGGCGGCGCACACTGGCTCAACGCTCCGGACTGACTGAACGGGTGGTTCGGTCCGAGACCGATTATCTGAAAAGCCGGCAATTCATCGATTTTGTGCCTCGCGGCATGATCATGACGCTGTCTGGAACCGATCTGCTCGAAGAACTGACCGCAATCATGCATGACTTTCTGGGACTCGAGGAAATAGCCGAGGTCCTGCGCAAGTCCCTTCATTTTAAAAAGGTCTATGTCATCTCCGGGGATTCGGATGAACAGCCGGAGACGTTGGATGAAATGGGGCGGAAAAGCTCTGAGCTGCTGGCCCGGATGATGAAGCAATATTCCGTTGTAGCCCTGACCGGCGGCAATACCATCAAGAAAATGGTGGAACAGTTTCCCGCCAGCCGGAACTATCCGGATGTCACAGTGGTGCCAGCCCGGGGCGGCGTTGGACGTCATTACGACATTCAGGCCAATACGCTGGTCGGACAGCTGGCTGACAAAATCGGCGGAAACTACCGGCTCCTGAATCTCCCGGATATGATCAGCGAAGCTGCCCTGGAAACGATGCTGAAGGAAAAGGAAGTACTGGATACGATCCGGCTGATCCGCCAGGCTGACGTCGTCGTTGCGGGCATCGGCGATGCCATGACCATGGCTCGTCGGCGCAACCTGACCGAGGAAGAAACCAGAGAACTGCGACAAGCAGGAGCTCAGGGCGAGTTTTTCGGATCTTATTACAACCAGTCCGGCCAGATCGTCAAGCAGAATTTGGCGGTGGGGCTTTCCCTGGCGGATGTCCGCCAGTCCCGAGAAGTCATCGTACTGGCCGGCGGCTCAGCCAAAGCCCGGGCTATCCTCTCGGTGGACTTCAATGCCCTGGGAGCGACCCTGGTCACGGATGAGGGCGCGGCCCGAGAAATAATTGAACTGTCGAAAGACATGGCAATAAATCAAACAACAAAAGAAACACTCTAA
- the gap gene encoding type I glyceraldehyde-3-phosphate dehydrogenase: protein MEQVKVGVNGFGRIGKLAFWAALENPEVQVVAVNDPFMDIPYMKYMLTHDSVHGGFKGEVEVDEENSYLIVNGEKVKVFFEKDPAAIDWASAGAEYILECTGLFTKSEDARKHLAGGAKKVVISAPSADAPMFVMGVNQNTYTSDMDIISNASCTTNCLAPIAKVLNDKFGMLEGLMTTVHSTTATQKTVDGPSKKDWRGGRAASTNIIPSSTGAAKAVGKVIPELNGKLTGMSFRVPTIDVSVVDLTCRLEKPASYEDIKLAMKEASEGELKGILGYTEDEVVSTDFIHDKRTSIFDAKAGISLNDHFVKVISWYDNEWGYSNKLVDLTAHVAKVDAQTK, encoded by the coding sequence ATGGAACAAGTTAAAGTAGGCGTCAATGGATTCGGTCGAATCGGCAAGCTGGCCTTTTGGGCAGCGCTGGAAAATCCTGAAGTTCAGGTAGTTGCAGTCAATGACCCCTTTATGGATATTCCTTACATGAAGTACATGCTGACCCATGATTCCGTGCATGGCGGGTTCAAGGGCGAAGTCGAGGTCGATGAGGAGAACAGCTATCTCATCGTGAACGGGGAAAAGGTGAAAGTCTTCTTCGAAAAAGACCCTGCCGCCATCGACTGGGCATCAGCCGGGGCAGAATACATCCTGGAATGCACCGGGCTGTTCACCAAGTCCGAAGATGCCAGAAAGCATCTGGCCGGCGGAGCCAAGAAAGTCGTTATTTCCGCGCCATCCGCGGATGCGCCGATGTTCGTCATGGGCGTCAATCAGAACACCTACACCAGTGACATGGACATCATCTCCAACGCGTCCTGCACGACGAACTGCCTGGCCCCCATCGCCAAAGTCCTTAATGACAAGTTTGGCATGCTCGAAGGTCTGATGACGACGGTCCACTCCACGACGGCTACTCAGAAGACGGTGGACGGTCCTTCCAAAAAGGACTGGAGAGGCGGGCGGGCCGCTTCCACCAACATCATCCCGTCATCCACCGGTGCGGCCAAGGCCGTGGGCAAGGTCATTCCGGAACTCAACGGCAAGCTGACAGGAATGTCCTTCCGCGTTCCGACCATTGATGTTTCCGTGGTCGACCTGACCTGCCGACTGGAAAAGCCGGCTTCATACGAAGACATCAAGCTGGCCATGAAAGAGGCATCAGAGGGTGAACTCAAGGGCATCCTGGGGTATACTGAAGATGAAGTGGTATCCACCGATTTCATCCATGACAAGCGGACCTCCATTTTCGATGCCAAAGCCGGAATTTCTCTCAATGACCATTTCGTCAAGGTGATTTCCTGGTATGACAACGAATGGGGTTACTCCAACAAGCTGGTTGATCTGACCGCCCATGTTGCAAAAGTCGACGCTCAGACCAAATAG
- a CDS encoding phosphoglycerate kinase, whose amino-acid sequence MNYNKKTVEDIDVKGKRVLVRCDFNVPMKDGQITDQSRLEGALPTLRYLSEHGARVILTSHLGKAKGPDPSLSLAPVAKALSELLGRDVKFAQDDVVVGPNARAAAAAMADGDLILLENTRFRPEESKNGEDFARELASLADIYVNDAFGTAHRAHASTEGVTKFLDTAVAGYLIEKELKFLGEAVNNPERPFVAILGGAKVSDKINVINSLLEKVDTLIIGGGMAYTFLKAQGYTIGSSLLEADRMDYALEMVEKAKTKGVSLLLPVDHVVGAKFAEDTEPVVTPDQNIPEGMMGLDIGPNTRELFADAVRTAKTVIWNGPMGVFEFKNFAQGTIAVAKAMAESDATTVIGGGDSAAAANQLGFGDRMTHISTGGGASLEFLEGQELPGIAALNDREEL is encoded by the coding sequence ATGAATTACAACAAGAAAACTGTGGAAGACATTGATGTCAAAGGCAAGCGGGTTCTGGTCCGCTGTGATTTCAACGTTCCGATGAAGGACGGACAGATCACGGACCAGTCCCGCCTGGAAGGCGCGCTGCCGACGCTGCGCTACCTGTCCGAGCATGGTGCCCGCGTCATTCTGACGTCGCACCTGGGCAAGGCCAAGGGTCCGGATCCGTCCCTGTCACTGGCTCCCGTTGCCAAGGCTCTGTCAGAGCTTTTGGGACGCGACGTGAAGTTTGCCCAGGATGATGTCGTGGTCGGTCCCAATGCCCGGGCAGCCGCTGCCGCCATGGCTGACGGCGACTTGATTCTTCTGGAAAATACCCGGTTCCGGCCCGAAGAGAGCAAGAACGGGGAAGACTTTGCGAGGGAACTGGCTTCTCTGGCGGATATCTATGTGAACGACGCCTTCGGCACGGCCCATCGCGCCCATGCTTCCACGGAAGGCGTGACAAAATTCCTTGATACTGCGGTTGCCGGCTACCTCATTGAAAAGGAGCTGAAGTTCCTGGGCGAGGCGGTAAACAATCCGGAACGTCCCTTCGTGGCGATTCTGGGCGGAGCCAAGGTTTCAGACAAAATCAACGTAATCAACAGCCTTCTGGAGAAGGTGGACACTCTGATCATTGGCGGCGGGATGGCCTACACCTTCCTGAAAGCTCAGGGCTACACCATCGGCAGCTCGCTGCTGGAGGCCGACCGGATGGATTATGCCCTGGAAATGGTGGAAAAAGCCAAAACCAAGGGCGTCAGCCTGCTTCTGCCGGTGGACCATGTTGTCGGGGCGAAATTTGCCGAAGATACCGAACCGGTCGTCACTCCGGATCAGAATATTCCCGAAGGCATGATGGGGCTGGACATCGGACCGAACACCCGGGAGCTTTTTGCCGATGCAGTCCGCACCGCCAAAACGGTCATCTGGAACGGACCCATGGGGGTGTTTGAATTCAAGAACTTTGCCCAGGGCACCATTGCGGTGGCGAAAGCCATGGCAGAGTCGGATGCCACCACGGTCATCGGCGGCGGCGATTCTGCCGCGGCAGCCAACCAGCTGGGCTTTGGCGATCGCATGACCCACATCTCCACGGGCGGCGGAGCTTCCCTGGAATTTCTGGAAGGCCAGGAACTGCCTGGTATTGCCGCATTAAACGATCGGGAGGAACTATAA
- the tpiA gene encoding triose-phosphate isomerase, with protein sequence MRRPVIAGNWKMHYTLPEAVKTAKELIPLVADADCEVVLCAPFIHLPELVSATAGTKVKIGAQNMHFEEKGAFTGEISPGMLEDLGVDFVIIGHSERRQYFGETDDTVNRKLKAAFNHKLIPIMCCGETLEQREQGETEEHLERQVKGGLANLSPEQVQEMIIAYEPIWAIGTGKTATAQDANDTIHLIRNTVEQLYGEEVAQAVRIQYGGSVKPDTIREQMAMSDIDGALVGGASLKAADFAAIVRYNK encoded by the coding sequence ATGAGACGACCTGTCATTGCCGGAAACTGGAAAATGCATTACACGCTGCCGGAAGCTGTGAAAACGGCCAAGGAGCTGATTCCCCTGGTAGCAGACGCTGACTGCGAAGTGGTGCTGTGTGCGCCGTTTATCCATCTGCCGGAGCTGGTTTCAGCGACGGCGGGAACCAAAGTGAAGATTGGAGCCCAGAACATGCACTTTGAGGAGAAGGGCGCCTTCACCGGTGAAATCTCTCCCGGAATGCTGGAAGATCTGGGGGTAGATTTCGTCATCATCGGTCATTCGGAGCGCCGTCAGTACTTCGGTGAGACGGATGACACGGTCAACCGCAAACTCAAGGCGGCGTTCAACCATAAGCTGATCCCCATTATGTGCTGCGGCGAGACGCTGGAACAGCGCGAACAGGGCGAGACCGAGGAACATCTGGAACGTCAGGTCAAGGGTGGCCTGGCCAATCTGTCACCGGAGCAGGTTCAGGAAATGATCATTGCCTATGAACCAATTTGGGCCATCGGCACCGGAAAGACCGCCACCGCCCAGGATGCCAATGACACGATCCATCTGATCCGCAATACCGTGGAACAGCTCTATGGCGAAGAGGTGGCACAGGCCGTGCGCATTCAGTACGGCGGTTCCGTCAAGCCCGATACGATCCGGGAACAGATGGCGATGTCGGACATCGACGGCGCGCTGGTAGGCGGAGCTTCCCTGAAAGCTGCCGATTTTGCCGCCATCGTTCGCTACAACAAATAA
- the gpmI gene encoding 2,3-bisphosphoglycerate-independent phosphoglycerate mutase — translation MKKPVMLLILDGFGLNDKTLGNAVSAASKPNFDYYWNHYPHTTLNASGLAVGLPEGQMGNSEVGHMNIGAGRVVYQELTRISEMIKTQEFFRNQALNHAFDQALARDGAVHLLGLVSDGGVHSHIDHIKALIRLGKEKGIKKLYLHAFMDGRDTSPTAGASYLKELQDLMDLEQTGQIASVSGRYYAMDRDNRWERVERAYTAMVRGTVNQTQDAIAYLEASYEKDITDEFIDPVTVTAGGEPVGLITKGDSVIFFNFRPDRGREMTRALNDREFSGFTRDNLDLTYVTLTQYDRTLENVEVAYLPQELTHMLGELVSAAGKKQLRIAETEKYAHVTFFFNGGVEQPMDGEDRILIPSPKVATYDLKPEMSAPEVTDAVIRAMAETAYDMIVLNYANCDMVGHTGVFEAARTAVEYLDGAMKRVIDNVLEQGGSVFVTADHGNAEQLIDYETGEVFTSHTINPVPLIYITNEPARELRNDGILSDLAPTMLEEMDMVVPSEMTSKSLFKRKI, via the coding sequence ATGAAAAAACCGGTTATGCTGCTAATTCTCGATGGCTTCGGGCTCAATGACAAAACGCTGGGCAATGCCGTGAGCGCAGCTTCGAAACCAAATTTTGACTATTACTGGAACCATTATCCCCATACCACGCTGAATGCTTCCGGGCTGGCGGTCGGCCTGCCGGAGGGCCAGATGGGAAATTCCGAAGTCGGCCACATGAACATCGGCGCCGGCCGGGTGGTCTATCAGGAACTGACCAGGATCTCCGAGATGATCAAGACCCAGGAGTTTTTCCGCAATCAGGCCCTGAACCACGCCTTTGACCAGGCGCTGGCCAGGGATGGCGCGGTTCATCTGCTGGGCCTGGTATCCGACGGAGGGGTACACTCCCATATTGATCACATCAAAGCGCTGATCCGGCTGGGCAAGGAGAAGGGGATCAAGAAGCTCTACCTCCATGCCTTCATGGACGGCCGGGATACGTCTCCGACCGCCGGGGCCAGCTATCTGAAAGAACTGCAGGATCTGATGGATCTGGAACAGACCGGTCAGATCGCGTCCGTCAGCGGGCGTTACTATGCCATGGACCGGGACAATCGCTGGGAACGGGTTGAACGGGCCTACACCGCCATGGTGCGCGGCACAGTCAATCAGACGCAGGATGCCATTGCCTATCTGGAAGCTTCCTACGAAAAGGACATCACCGATGAATTCATCGACCCGGTGACGGTAACGGCAGGCGGTGAGCCTGTGGGACTGATCACGAAGGGCGATTCGGTCATCTTCTTCAACTTCCGGCCGGACCGGGGACGGGAAATGACCAGAGCGCTCAATGACCGGGAATTCTCCGGGTTTACCCGGGACAACCTGGATCTGACCTATGTCACGCTGACCCAGTATGACCGCACGCTGGAAAACGTCGAGGTTGCCTACCTGCCGCAGGAACTGACCCATATGCTGGGCGAACTGGTGTCAGCGGCCGGCAAAAAGCAGCTGCGCATCGCCGAGACCGAAAAATACGCTCATGTCACATTCTTCTTCAACGGCGGCGTCGAACAGCCCATGGACGGGGAGGATCGGATTCTGATTCCTTCACCGAAAGTGGCGACTTATGATCTGAAACCGGAGATGAGTGCCCCCGAGGTGACTGACGCAGTCATTCGAGCCATGGCCGAGACGGCCTATGACATGATTGTGCTCAATTATGCCAACTGCGATATGGTGGGGCATACGGGCGTATTCGAAGCAGCCAGAACGGCGGTGGAATACCTTGACGGCGCGATGAAGCGGGTCATCGACAACGTTCTGGAGCAGGGCGGATCGGTCTTCGTCACGGCCGACCACGGCAATGCCGAGCAGCTCATCGATTATGAGACCGGCGAGGTGTTCACCTCCCATACCATCAATCCGGTGCCGCTGATCTATATTACCAATGAACCGGCCAGGGAACTGCGCAATGACGGCATTCTGTCCGATCTTGCCCCGACCATGCTGGAAGAAATGGACATGGTGGTCCCTTCGGAAATGACCAGCAAATCCTTATTTAAACGAAAGATCTGA